Genomic DNA from Halobaculum sp. CBA1158:
CGCCGCCGAACTCGACATCGGGACGACGACCGCGTGGGAGCACCTCGCGCGAGCCGAGGGGAAGGTGATGAACGACCTCGGCGACTTCCTCGGCGAAGAGTAGTCGAGCGACCGGGCGGCTCAGCCGTCGTCGTAGGGCCAGCGCCCGCCCATCCGAAGCTCCTGTTCGTACCCCTCGTCGATCGCCTCGCGCATCTCGGCGCGACTCCGTCCGGGCGTCTCGACGCCGTCGGCGGCGAGGCGGACGACCGCCTCCGCGACCTGGAGTCCGACCTCGCGCAGGTCCCGGGGGTCGAGTTTGTCCAGCGTGTCCGCGTGGGTGTGTCCCCACCCGCGCCCCGACTGCTCGGAGGTGGTCGAGGTCATCACGGCGGGGACGCCCTCCTGGACGAACGCCCACTGGTCGCCGTGCGGGGAGATGGTGTCGTCCGTCGACAGCGTCGCCGCCAGGTCGTCGGTCGTCGCCTCGAACGCGGCGGCGACCGACTCGAAGCCGTTGGTGCCGAGTCGGAGGTTCCGGGAGCTACACGCGCCGTCGAGGTTGACGACGCACTTCGTGTCGTCCAGGTCGGTCGTCTCCGCGCAGTGATATGCGCCCCACAGCCCGATCTCTTCGGAGCCGAACGTGACCAGTCGAACCCGGGTGTCGAGGTCCACGTCGTCGCGGGCGAGCAGGCGACCCACCTCCGCGACGAGCGCCGAGCCCGCGCCGTTGTCGTTGGCCCCGTCGGCGATGTCGTGGGCGTCGACGTGGGCGGTGACGAGCACGTGCTCGTCGGTGTCGGGGCCGACCGCCGCCTCGACGTTCACCGAGGTCGTCGGCTCGTTCCGACACTCGACGGAGACGGTCGCCTCACAGCCCTCCTCGGCGTAGCGCGCGAGGCGCTCGCCGACCTCACGGGAGACGCCGACTGCCGGGATCGGCCCGGGGCGCTCGTGGTAGCCGACCTCGCCGGTCGGCGGCACCGACCCCTCGATGTGGTTGCGGAAGACGAACGCGCTCGCGCCGTGATCGGCGGCGTTGACGTACTTCTCCATCCGGTGGATCCAGCGGTCGGCCTCCTCGGGAGTCGCCGACGACGCCATCGCGATCGCTCCCTCGAGTTCGTCGGCCTTTGCCTCGAACGCCTCGTAGCCGCCGTCGCCCACGTCGACGACGCGGCCCGTCACCTCGCCGGCGGGACACCCCGGCAGCGCGAGCACGTCCTGTTGTCCGTCGTGGACCCGCTCGTGGGGCTCGTGGACCGTCAGCGACGACGACCCGCGCCACCATCCCGGGATCTCGAACTCCTCGAGCCGGGCGTTTCGAGCGCCCCCCTCCTCGAGGGCGTCGCGGACGACCGCCGCGCCCTCCCGCTCGCCCGCCTGACCCGCCATTCGACTCCCCACGTCCACGAGGTCGGTGAGCACGTCCCACGAGAAGTCGCTCGTGCGCGCGTCGCCGACGGCCGCGTTCGACAGTCGCATAGCCCGGAGTTCGCCGCGGCCGCCTTGAGTCCCAGGGTATCGGTCGGGTGCGCCGACGGACGGCGTCGGGGGGATGCCGGTGGACGCCGCCGGCGACGACAGGTTCATGTACCGTGGTAACTAATGACATAGAAGATGCCCGAGCCAACGAGCCTCTCGGACGCCGACGAGCGAGTGCTACGCCACCTGAGCGGGACGGGCGTGGACTACCCCGCGCTCGTCGCCGCCAACACCGGTCTCCACATCCCGCTCGTGGAGCGTCGGCTGGCGACCATGGAGGAGCGCGGGTTCGTCGAGGCGGCCACGGGCGAGCGGATCTACCGGATCACCGACGCCGGAACCGCGGCGCTCTCGGACGGCTCCCCCACCGCGACCGAGGAGCGCGTCGTCGAGGAGTCCCCCACGGCCGCCGACGGCGGCGAGCCGATCGACCTGGAGTGACCCGCACTCGGGTCCGGTCCCCGCGGTCGGATCGTCCTCCCCGATCGGTCGGTCCCCGCCGCCGAGATTGCTTCCCCGCTCGATCGGCCCCGACCGGTCAGTCGTCGGCCGTCGCGGCCTCGACGGCGGCGGCGGAGTCGTCGCGCAGCGTCGTCGCCGCGATGACGATGGCGACGAGCACGAGGCCGGCGCAGGCGAGGTACTCCCCGGAGAGCCCGATCCGAGCGGCCAGCGGGAGCGCCACCAGCGGCCCGAGCGTCGAGCCCAGGTCGCCGAAGACGTTGTAGACGCCGCCGAGTTTGCCCACGTCGCCGTCGGGGGCGATGTCGCCCAGGTACGCCAGAAGCGGCGGTCCCGCGAGGCCCGCGCCCGCGCCGACCAGACCGACGCCGACGAGCACGCCCCGTGCGGTCGGCACGAGCGCCGCGAGCGCGAAGCCGGCGGCGAACACCCCCAGCCCCGGAACGACGGTCGTCGTCCGGCCGAGGCTGTCCGAGAGGCGGCCGACCGCGAGGTTCGACGCCGACAGCGCCAGCACCGACACCGCCATCACGACCCCGCTGGTCCCGGTGCCGGCGAAGCCGCCCAGCGAGATGTCGTTCGCCTCGGTGTACAGCACGACCGTCGACAGCAGGACGCCGGCGTAGAGGAACCGGATCGTGAAGTTGACCGCGCCGACCGCGCCGATCCGCGGGTCCGCGCGCACCAGCGTCGGCACGTCGCGGAGGCGGCTCTTCTCGCCCACGTCCGGCGAGACGTTCGGGAGCACCCGGTAGGCGACGGCGGCCGCGAACAGCCCCGCGACCCCCGCGACGGCGAACGCCTCGGCGTAGCCGTACAGTTCGGTGACGATCCCACCGAGGATCAGCCCCGTCGGGAACCCGAGGCTCTGTCCGCCCCGCATGTACCCGACCCACCGGCCCCGGTTCGCCGCGGTGGTCACGTGCGTCACCGTGGAGAACGCCCCGACGAACACGAACGCCGAGCCGATCCCCCACGCCGCCCGCGAGACGAGAAACACGGCGGACGACGGGATCCCGAGCGGGGGACTCAGCCCGACGAGGTAGCCGAACGGGACCAGCCCCTGGACGGCGAACCCCGCGATCATCGGCCGGCGCGTCCCCATCCGGTCGAGCACGCTCCCCGCCGGCGTCGACATGAGCAGGCGCGTGAACCGGTTGATCGAGAGGATCACCCCGACGAGAAGCGGCGCGATCCCGAGCACCGACCCCAGCGCGGGGATCGTCGGGAACGCGACGCCGCCGCCCATCCCGCCGAAGAACACGCCGGCGACGAGGCTGAGGACGACGGTGCGGACCTCCGACTCCGAGTACGCGGGGGCGGAATCGGCGTCGTCGGTCCCAGAACCTGACTCGACGGCATCGATCTCGCGATCAGATTCGACGGCGTCGGTCCCGGGGTCGGGCGTGTCGGATGCGTCGGTCACGTCGGGGGGACTCCAGTCGAAGGCGGGGGCGACCGTGACAGTCGACGATCGGCAGTCGGTCGAAACCTGGTCGAAAGCGCCGACATGGGGCGCTGGACTCGCGTCCCGCTCGTACTCACGGGACGCTTCGCTTGACCGCGCTCCTGCTCGCGGGTCGCAGGGGCCCCCGGTCGCTCCGCGGTCTCCCTTCGCGGGACTCGCTCCGCTCGCGTTCCCGAGGCCCCCGCTTCGCTCCGGCCTCGCTCACCACGCGTACTCCTCTCTCGGGTCCACGTCGTCGCGCTCGCGGTCGAACACGACCTCGCCGTCGACCACGACGTACTGACTCCGCGTCCCCATCTCGTGGAACGGGCCGTCCCAGACGACGAGGTCGCCGTCGGTCCCCTCGGCGAGGTCGCCGACGCGGTCGCGGATCCCGAGGATCTCCGCGGGGTTGGTCGTCACGGCGTCGAGCGCGTTCGCCTCGGGGAACCCCTCGCGGACCGCCAGCCCGACGCACACGTCGAGGTGCTGTTGGGGGAGCACGGGCGCGTCCGTCTGGATGGCGACCGTGACGCCCGCCTCGTGGAGGATCGCCGGCGTCTCGAAGGTGATGTTGCGGAGCTCGTACTTCGAGGCCGAGGAGAACGACGGGCCGACGATCGCGGGCACGTCGCGCTCGGCGAACTCCTCGGCGATCACGTGGCCCTCCGTCGCGTGTTCGATCGAGAGCCGGTCGATGCCGAACTCCTCGGCGATGCGGAACACCGTCGCGATGTCGTCCGAGCGGTGGGCGTGCACCCGCAGCGGGAGGTCTCCCTCGAGGACGCGCGCGAGGTTCTCCCGACCCAGATCCCGCTCGAACGGCTCGTCGTTCTCGCGGGCGTGCTCGCGCGCCTCGAGGTAGTCCTCCGTCGCCATGAACTCCTCGCGCAGCGTCGCGGCGACGCCCGGGCGCGTCGAGGGCTGACGGCCCTCGCGCTCGCCGTGGAAGCGCTTGGGGTTCTCGCCCATCGCGGCCTTCATGCCGTCTTCCGCGATCAGCATCCGGTCGGCGACTGTGCCGTACGTCTTCATCGAACAGATGATCCCGCCGATCACGTTGCCCGAACCCATCCGCGCGGAGACCGTGGTGACGCCGTTCTGGAACGCCCCCTTCAGCTCCTCGTCGCGGGGATGGAAGCCGTCGAGCGCGTTGACGTGCGGCGTCGTCGCGCTCGTCCCCTCGTTGAAGTCGCCGTCCTCGGGCTCCGCCCACTCGGCCATCCCGGCGTGGCTGTGGGCGTCGATCAGGCCCGGAGTGACCTCCATCCCCGTCGCGTCGACCTCGGTCGCGTCCGCGGGCGCGTCGACCTCGCCGACGGCGGCGATCTCGCCGTCGACGACGAGCACGTTGCCCTCGATCGTTCCCCGCTCGGTCTGCGTGTGCACGGTCCCGCCGCGAACCACGACCGCGTCGCCGTCTGCGTCGCTCATTGCACCGCGGTTGGCGGAGCGCTCGGAAAGTATTTCGGTTCGAAACGGACGGTCGGGCCCGTCCGGCGTCCGGCGGATCGTCGTGACGGGATCCCAGCGGTTCACGTAGCCGTATGAGACGTGGTACCACCCCTGAGCAACAGTTAAGAATTCCCCCCGTAACGTGTGAACCACGACGAGAGTCGGAGGACCCCGATGACCGATCACATCACCGTCACCGCTCGGCCGCCGCTCGGCACCGGCGGGTACGCGTGGTGGTCGGCCTCCGACGCAGTCGCCCCGTCCCGTGCCGCGTTCGCCGCCCCGACGGCGACCGCGAACGGGACCGGCGACGGCGTCGGAACGGGGTATGCCGCCTCCGCGCTCGTACCGTCCGCCTCAGTCGCCGCGTGACGCGGCGACGGTGCGCCGGGTCGACCCGGGCGGAGGCGGACGCCACCACGTTCTGCATACCGCTCAGGTCGTCGCTCACCGTCGTCGACAGTCGCGCGGCCGACCCGCTCCCCCGGGCCGGCCCGCTCGCGCGTTCGAGTCGCGCAGGGAGTCTATGTCGGTCCACCGACATCGACTGGCCGACGCCAGCATGACGATCAGCGTGTCCCGATCGGCCCCCGGCGACCTCGCCGAGGGTGCCGAAACGAAGCTCCGCCGCGCCGACGCCGTCGAGGCGGTGGAGTCGCTCGACATCCGGGCGATCAGCCCCGGCCTCAACGACCTCACGGTCGAGGCCGAGACGACGGTCGCACTCGCGGCCGACGCCGGCGACGAACGCGAGGCCGTCGCCGCCGCGCTCGCCGAGCGGTTCGGCGTGAGCGACGTGGCGGTCGCGGCCGTCCGCTCGGTCCCCCCTGACGCCGCAGAGCACGCCGCCGTCGCCGGCGAGTAACGGCGCGGGGCGACTTCGCACCGTCGCCGCGACGCGACCGAAAGGGCCTACCGCCCGCCGCGACGAGACCGGGTATGACCGACTCCGACGCGCCCGCCGACGCCGGCGGCGACGACGCCGGTTCCACCGAGGGGGGCGGCGTCCCCAACGTTCTCGACGCCGCCCGCGACCTCCTGGCGACCGGCCCGCTGTGTGACCACTGCCTGGGCCGCCCGTTCGCCGAGCGCTCGTTCGGCCTCGGCAACCACGAGCGCGGCCGCGGCCTCCGCGTCGCCGTCGCGCTCGCGGACGACGCGGACTACGAACCCGGGGACGCCGGCGACTGCTGGGTGTGCGAGGGCGTCTTCGAGCGCCTCGACGAGTTCGCCGAGCGCGCCGCCGACGCCGTCGCCGACTACGAGTTCGCCACCTACCAGGTCGGCACCCGGGTGCCGCCGCTGGCCGAGGAGAACGACCGTCTCCTGCGCGAGGACGCCGGGATGGACCCCGATGCGGGCGAGCCGCTGCGCAAGGAACTCAACAGGGAGGTCGGCAAGCGCGTCGGGCGGGTCACCGGCACCGAGGTCGACTTCGACCGCCCGCACGTCCAGTTCCTCCTCGACGTGGACGCCGACCGCGTCGAGGCGACCGTCAACTCCGCGCACGTGTACGGCCGCTACCGGAAGCTGGAGCGGGACATCCCCCAGACGGAGTGGCCATGCTCGGACTGCCGCGGCTCGGGCCGGCAGGGCCGCGAGCCGTGTGACACCTGCGACGGCTCCGGGTATCTGTACCCCGAGAGCGTCGAGCAGTTGACCGCCCCCGTCGTCGAGGAGGTCATGGAGGGCGTCGACTCCACCTTCCATGGCGCGGGCCGCGAGGACGTGGACGCGCTGATGCTCGGTACCGGCCGCCCGTTCGTGATCGAGGTGGACGAACCGCGCCGCCGCGAGGTCGACGTCGAGCGTCTGGAGGCCGACATCAACGCTTTCGCCGACGGAAAGGTCGAGGTCGAGGGGCTCCGACGCTGCGCTCACGACATGGTCGAGCGGGTGAAGGAACTCGACGCGACCAAGCGCTACCGCGCGAGCGTCGAGTTCGCGGACGACGTGGCTGACGAGGACCTGGCCGACGCCGTCGACGCCCTCGACGGCGCGACGATCGAACAGTACACCCCCAACCGCGTCGACCACCGCCGCGCCGCGAAGACCCGCACCCGCGTCGCCCACGAGGTGACCGCCGACCGCGAGGACGCGCGCCACGCGACAGTCGAGGTCCACGGCGCGGGCGGCCTCTACATCAAGGAGCTGATCTCCGGCGACGAGGGGCGGACCGAACCCAGCCTCGCGGGCCTGCTCGGCGTCGACGCCGCGGTGACGGCGCTGGACGTGCTCGTCGTCGAGGGGCGCGACGAGCCGTTCGAGGACTCCGGCTTCTTCCTGAAGGACGGTCGCGCGGACGGCGACGGCGGCGAAGCCGGCGGCGACGACGACAGCGACGACGGGAACGGAGACGAGGAGTAGCCTGCCGACCGGCCCGACCGCGAACCGCACGCTTTTGACCGCGCTCGCCGACCGACAGCCATGCTCGGCGCGGACGAGGCGGGGAAGGGGCCGGTGCTGGGACCGATGGTCGCCGCCGCGGTCCGCGCCGATCCGGGGGCGATCCCCGACGCGGTCGACGACTCGAAGCGGCTCTCGTCGGGCAGGCGCGAGGAGCTCGACGCCGCCCTCCGCGGCGACGACCGCGTCGCGGTCGGCGTCGCCGTCGTGTCCGTCGAACGCATCGACGACCCCGCTACGGACATGAACGCCCTCACCGTCGCGGGGCAGGCGGAGGCGCTCGCCCGTGTCGCCGCCGACGGCGACCGCGCGGTCGTCGACGCCGGCGACGTGGACGAGGACCGATTCGCCCGCCGGGTCGCCGACGCGGTCGCGGACGGCGGTCGCGATGGGGACGCGGGGAACGAGGGCGGCGTCGCAGTCGACGTGACCGCCGAACACGGGGCCGACGAGTCGTACCCCGTCGTCGCCGCCGCGAGCGTGATCGCGAAGGTGGAACGCGACCGGATCGTCGCCGAGTTGGACGCGACCTACCGCGACCGCGGCTACGACGGCGTCGGCAGCGGCTACCCCTCGGACCCGACGACGCGGGCGTTCCTGCGGGAGTACGTCGACAGAGAGGGCGACGTGCCGGGGTGCGCACGCCGCTCGTGGAGCACCTGCGACGACGTGCTCGCGGCCGCCGAGCAGTCGGCGTTGGGGGAGTTCTGATCCGAACCCGATACGGGACGAATTGTCGCCTCAGTCCGGTCTGATATCGAGGTTCAGCGCTCGGTTCCGTGATCGCCTACGGCCTGCTTCGATGGCGGTTTCGAGGTCGTCGACCGCTCCCTTCCAGATCCCGGCGACGGATAGCCACGACCGCTCTTTCATATCAGTCGAGTGACGGTGCATCGACAAATAGATCGGGTCGGATTGAACTGCCGTTCGGTCACCGGAACGGCGGCAGCCGCCAGCCGTAGGCGACGAGCGCGGCCGCGGCGAGCAGGCTCGCGACCGCGAGGATCGGGAGCGGAACGCCGGCGTCCGCGAGCGCCGAGAGGGCGATTCCCGACACCGGAAGCAACACGAGGACCCCCACGAACGCCCCGGCGAGGAGAGTCCACACGGAACCGCTGCGGCGGTCGCGGGCGTCGAGTTCCTCGCGGACGACGCGGCGGACGATGCGCTCGACGTCGGCCTCGGTGAGCGGTTCCTCGTCGGCGTCGGAACGGTGGTCCAGTTCTGACCGGTCGGCGGACTCGGAGGGCACACGCGTCGGGTCACACGAACGGGAGAAAAACGTTCGCCGTGTCGGGACGGGCCGGGTCAGAGGGCCCGGGACGGGTTCAGCGGTCCGTCAGCAGCGCGCGGAGGATGTCGCCGTAGGCGGGCCGGGTGATGAGCACCCCGACGAGCACGCCGAGGATCGTGAAGATGGCGAAGCCCTGGAGGTCGCCCAGCGAGAGGAACGCCAGCGGCGACATGGCGACGATGGTCGTCGCGGCGGCCGCGCCGATGACCCAGAACGCCTTGCGGAAGCGTGACTGGAACACCTTCCGGGAGTTCACGTCGCCCTGGGCCATCACCTCGTCGGCGATGATCACCAGGTCGTCGACCCCGGTCCCGATGACGGCGATGAATCCCGCGATGACCGACAGGTCCAGCGGGTACCTGATGAACGCTGCGAACCCGAGGAGGACGACCACCTCGGACAGCGCCGTCACCACCATCGGCGCGGCGACCTTCGGGTCGCCGTAGCGGAGGAAGACGACGCCGGCGACCGTGAACACCGCGAGCACGCCGATGATCAGCGAGTCGCGCTTGAAGTCGTCACCCTGGGCGGCGCTGATGGAGGTCGCGCTTCCCTCGTCGAGCGCGAGGCCGGCCGGGAGCGCGCCGGCGCGCAGGTCGACCGAGACCTGCTGTGCGCGCTCGAAGGAGCCCGTGACGAGGATGAACTGCGGGTCCTCGGCCCACTCGCCGTCCTGCATCGACTGCGCGAGGTTGGGGTTCATTCCGAACGAGGAGACGACCTGTCCGTCGCGAATGACCAGGATACACGGGTCGGTGGTGTCCGGCCCGTTCTCCTGGCCGTACGTGCACTCGGTGCCGCCCTGCCCGGCGACGCCGGTCTCGACGAACAGCCGCTGGACGCGCTCGGCCTCGCTTTGCTGGACGGAGACGGGGACATTCGGACCGGGGCCCTGCTCGCCCTGCTGTGCGGTGCCGACCGTCTGGAAGTCCTCCTGCCGGATGACTGTCGTGTTCACGTACTCGGTCGTGTTGTTCCGGGTGACCTGGTGGTACGCCGCGATCTGGACGGTCCCGCGGGAGTTGACGAGCTCGATCACCTCGCTGCGGTCGTCGTTGGGCACCTCGATGAGGACGAAGTTCTCCCCGCCTATCGTCTGGACCGTCCGAACGCTTCCGCCGGAGAGTCCGGCGGCGTTGATCTTCGAGGTCAACACGTCGACTGTGTCCTCGCGGGTCGTCTCCGTGACGCCGTCGCGGACGGTGTCGTACTCGTAGCCGGCGTCGTCGAGTGCGGCCGAAAGCCCCTCCTGGGTGCCGTTCTCGGCCACCAGCTCGACGGTGCCGCTGGTGTTCGTCTGGTACCTGGCGATCACGTCGGAGCTGTCGGCGTCCGGTAGCTCGTCTGCGACCGCGCGCTCCACGTCGGCGGTGCTTTGCTCGCCGAACTGCACCTCCTCGGCGGTGACGCCGTGAAGCGGCGCGCGAACCCGCGTGCCGCCGGACAGCTGTAGCCCGTACTGGATGTTCGTCGCCGTCTCCTGGGCGGCCGGTCCCTCCTGGGGCTCGAACGCCGGGGCGAACAGGAACAGCGACGAGAGCACGAGCATGAACGCCAGCAGGACGACCCGCCAGTTGCCCTTGATCGTCTCCCACGCGCTCATCGCGCCACCCCCTCGAACTGGTACCAGCGAAGCAGCGACACGTTCAGCAGGTACGTGTTCATCAGGTCCGCAGCCAGCCCGAACACCAGGATGGTGCCGATGCTCGCGAGCAGCCCGATGCTGAAGATCGACGCGACGATCGCCATCACGGCCATCGCCGCCAGCGACGTGAGCGTCATCGTGACGCCGGTGCGCATCGCGCGGTACGTCGACTCGTAGAAGTCGCCCGAACGACGGAGTACGCTGTTGTTCAACAGGATGTCGGAGTCGACGGAGTAGCCGATGAGCATCAACAGCGCCGCCACGGTCCCCAGGGAGAGTTCGATCCCGAG
This window encodes:
- a CDS encoding amidohydrolase family protein; translated protein: MSDADGDAVVVRGGTVHTQTERGTIEGNVLVVDGEIAAVGEVDAPADATEVDATGMEVTPGLIDAHSHAGMAEWAEPEDGDFNEGTSATTPHVNALDGFHPRDEELKGAFQNGVTTVSARMGSGNVIGGIICSMKTYGTVADRMLIAEDGMKAAMGENPKRFHGEREGRQPSTRPGVAATLREEFMATEDYLEAREHARENDEPFERDLGRENLARVLEGDLPLRVHAHRSDDIATVFRIAEEFGIDRLSIEHATEGHVIAEEFAERDVPAIVGPSFSSASKYELRNITFETPAILHEAGVTVAIQTDAPVLPQQHLDVCVGLAVREGFPEANALDAVTTNPAEILGIRDRVGDLAEGTDGDLVVWDGPFHEMGTRSQYVVVDGEVVFDRERDDVDPREEYAW
- a CDS encoding DUF2250 domain-containing protein, producing MPEPTSLSDADERVLRHLSGTGVDYPALVAANTGLHIPLVERRLATMEERGFVEAATGERIYRITDAGTAALSDGSPTATEERVVEESPTAADGGEPIDLE
- a CDS encoding M28 family metallopeptidase, coding for MRLSNAAVGDARTSDFSWDVLTDLVDVGSRMAGQAGEREGAAVVRDALEEGGARNARLEEFEIPGWWRGSSSLTVHEPHERVHDGQQDVLALPGCPAGEVTGRVVDVGDGGYEAFEAKADELEGAIAMASSATPEEADRWIHRMEKYVNAADHGASAFVFRNHIEGSVPPTGEVGYHERPGPIPAVGVSREVGERLARYAEEGCEATVSVECRNEPTTSVNVEAAVGPDTDEHVLVTAHVDAHDIADGANDNGAGSALVAEVGRLLARDDVDLDTRVRLVTFGSEEIGLWGAYHCAETTDLDDTKCVVNLDGACSSRNLRLGTNGFESVAAAFEATTDDLAATLSTDDTISPHGDQWAFVQEGVPAVMTSTTSEQSGRGWGHTHADTLDKLDPRDLREVGLQVAEAVVRLAADGVETPGRSRAEMREAIDEGYEQELRMGGRWPYDDG
- a CDS encoding MFS transporter; its protein translation is MTDASDTPDPGTDAVESDREIDAVESGSGTDDADSAPAYSESEVRTVVLSLVAGVFFGGMGGGVAFPTIPALGSVLGIAPLLVGVILSINRFTRLLMSTPAGSVLDRMGTRRPMIAGFAVQGLVPFGYLVGLSPPLGIPSSAVFLVSRAAWGIGSAFVFVGAFSTVTHVTTAANRGRWVGYMRGGQSLGFPTGLILGGIVTELYGYAEAFAVAGVAGLFAAAVAYRVLPNVSPDVGEKSRLRDVPTLVRADPRIGAVGAVNFTIRFLYAGVLLSTVVLYTEANDISLGGFAGTGTSGVVMAVSVLALSASNLAVGRLSDSLGRTTTVVPGLGVFAAGFALAALVPTARGVLVGVGLVGAGAGLAGPPLLAYLGDIAPDGDVGKLGGVYNVFGDLGSTLGPLVALPLAARIGLSGEYLACAGLVLVAIVIAATTLRDDSAAAVEAATADD
- a CDS encoding tRNA pseudouridine(54/55) synthase Pus10, whose product is MTDSDAPADAGGDDAGSTEGGGVPNVLDAARDLLATGPLCDHCLGRPFAERSFGLGNHERGRGLRVAVALADDADYEPGDAGDCWVCEGVFERLDEFAERAADAVADYEFATYQVGTRVPPLAEENDRLLREDAGMDPDAGEPLRKELNREVGKRVGRVTGTEVDFDRPHVQFLLDVDADRVEATVNSAHVYGRYRKLERDIPQTEWPCSDCRGSGRQGREPCDTCDGSGYLYPESVEQLTAPVVEEVMEGVDSTFHGAGREDVDALMLGTGRPFVIEVDEPRRREVDVERLEADINAFADGKVEVEGLRRCAHDMVERVKELDATKRYRASVEFADDVADEDLADAVDALDGATIEQYTPNRVDHRRAAKTRTRVAHEVTADREDARHATVEVHGAGGLYIKELISGDEGRTEPSLAGLLGVDAAVTALDVLVVEGRDEPFEDSGFFLKDGRADGDGGEAGGDDDSDDGNGDEE
- a CDS encoding preprotein translocase subunit SecD, giving the protein MSAWETIKGNWRVVLLAFMLVLSSLFLFAPAFEPQEGPAAQETATNIQYGLQLSGGTRVRAPLHGVTAEEVQFGEQSTADVERAVADELPDADSSDVIARYQTNTSGTVELVAENGTQEGLSAALDDAGYEYDTVRDGVTETTREDTVDVLTSKINAAGLSGGSVRTVQTIGGENFVLIEVPNDDRSEVIELVNSRGTVQIAAYHQVTRNNTTEYVNTTVIRQEDFQTVGTAQQGEQGPGPNVPVSVQQSEAERVQRLFVETGVAGQGGTECTYGQENGPDTTDPCILVIRDGQVVSSFGMNPNLAQSMQDGEWAEDPQFILVTGSFERAQQVSVDLRAGALPAGLALDEGSATSISAAQGDDFKRDSLIIGVLAVFTVAGVVFLRYGDPKVAAPMVVTALSEVVVLLGFAAFIRYPLDLSVIAGFIAVIGTGVDDLVIIADEVMAQGDVNSRKVFQSRFRKAFWVIGAAAATTIVAMSPLAFLSLGDLQGFAIFTILGVLVGVLITRPAYGDILRALLTDR
- the rnhB gene encoding ribonuclease HII, with protein sequence MLGADEAGKGPVLGPMVAAAVRADPGAIPDAVDDSKRLSSGRREELDAALRGDDRVAVGVAVVSVERIDDPATDMNALTVAGQAEALARVAADGDRAVVDAGDVDEDRFARRVADAVADGGRDGDAGNEGGVAVDVTAEHGADESYPVVAAASVIAKVERDRIVAELDATYRDRGYDGVGSGYPSDPTTRAFLREYVDREGDVPGCARRSWSTCDDVLAAAEQSALGEF